Below is a window of Oceaniferula flava DNA.
ATCCGCGCCGCGCTGGAAAGCCAGGCGCAGGCTGCTTCGAGCGAGGAAGTTGCCAAAGTGGAGGCCGCCGGTGAGCGCAAGGCAGGTGACTACGCGGATCTTTTCAAGAAAATGATCCCTCCCAATATTGTCGCCGCCGCCTCAGACAACGGTCAGTTGTTAGGGATGATCTTTTTCTCCGTGCTCTTCGCTCTCGCGATGACCCGACTCCCCACCGACAGCATGAGCCCCTTGTTAGGCACCGTGCAGGGAATCAATGATGTGATGATCCGGGTCACCCAATGGATCATGCTTTTTGCTCCCATCGGTGTCTTTGGACTACTACTGCCCACTATCTATAAGACAGGACCGGAGATCTTCATCAGCCTTGGGAAATACTTCCTCACCGTGCTGTTAGCCCTGGGCATTCACATGTTTGCCGTTATGCCTCTGGTCCTTCGTTTGGTGGGGAAAGTGAACCCCTGGGCGCACTTCCGCAGCATGCGCATGGCTCTGCTCACGGCATTTTCCACCGCCTCCTCATCTGCCACTTTGCCTGAGACCATGCACTGCGTGCAGAAGAACTCCGGCGTCTCCAAGCGGGTATCCAGTTTTACCCTGCCTCTGGGCGCTACGGTGAACATGGATGGCACCGCTCTCTACGAGTGTGTAGCCGTGCTCTTCGTCGCCCAGGTGATGGGGTTTGACATGTCAGTCGGCACCCAGTTCGCCGTCGTGGTTACCGCGCTGCTCACCAGTATTGGGGTGGCCGGTGTGCCGTCGGCGAGTCTCGTTGCCATCCTGCTGATCCTCAACAGCTCCGGCATCCCCAATGCTAACATGGCGGTGGTGGCGCTGCTGGCCGTCGATCGCTTGCTCGATATGAGCCGCACTGCGGTGAATGTCTTTGGCGATTCCTGCGCCGCCGTTTGTGTCGCCCGCAGCGAAGGCGAGGGTGTTCTCGGCACTCAGCCAGCGCCCAAGAAGTCTCTGGTGTAAAACGACCGTTGCAGACTTCAAACGGTCGTTGTTTTGCGCTTAGATGATTCAGGGCTAGGGTGTTGGGCTCCCTATGATGAACGACCCCTCACACCACCCCCGCGCCCTGCACAGGCTCCCCAGCAATCAGCTCCAAGATCTCCCGGCCCCGCCAGCGGAGCCGATTCCTCGCAGGGCATTTTTGAAAACCTCCAGCCTCGCACTGGGAGGCGTGGCCGGTGCCTCGTGGTTGGGGGTGAAACATGGCAACGCTTTTGAGCAGATCTGGAATCAGATGACGCAACATGGAGATGTCATCCAGGCGGCGCATCCGCATGCCTCCGAACCCGATGCCGGTCAGTTGATCGAACCACGACCAGTCTATCAGCCGAAACCGCTGCCGAACCTTCCCCAGGTGAAGAACTACCGCAGCTATCTGGCCCAGCAGGAGCTGGACTACTTGAGCCCGGAAGAAATCATCCGACCGCATTTTAAATACCGCGCCGGTGTCTGCAGTGGCGTCCCGCCGAGACATCTCTGGAAGAATATGCTGCCCACCGCCAAGGTGGCGAACGAGATTCGTCAACGACTGGGGGTAAGTCTGCACACGGTGTCATCTGCCTACCGCTCGCCTGCCTACAATGCGCTCTGCCGTGGCGCGGCCAAGAACTCGCAGCACATGCAAAACCGGGCACTCGATCTGAAGTATGCCTGCGCTCCCCGGCAAGCCTTCGACATGGCCTGCCAGGTCCGTCGCGAGGGGTTTTTCCGTGGTGGCATCGGCCTCTACTCCAGCTTCATTCACATCGACACTCGCGGTCGCAATGCCACCTGGGGTGCCTAAGGGTGGGGGGATACAGCTCTATGAAAGACAATTCCTCCGTGACTTGATCCGGTTGGGAACGCTATGTGGGGGATTTCTCTTGTCGGTATCCAAGCTAACAGAATAGTATAGGCAGCATAGAAACTGGGTATTCGCACCGGGCACCAAACGCGATGAAGTA
It encodes the following:
- a CDS encoding dicarboxylate/amino acid:cation symporter, with the protein product MSQPKKKLAAHWQILLALILATGTAIVFRNISKTVSDDSQAYIFIQHAITVCGFVGDLFIQALKMIIVPLVASSIIAGIAGLGGMDGFGRLGLKTLGFYLSTSLLAVVVGLLLVNTIQPGLENGQADPEIRAALESQAQAASSEEVAKVEAAGERKAGDYADLFKKMIPPNIVAAASDNGQLLGMIFFSVLFALAMTRLPTDSMSPLLGTVQGINDVMIRVTQWIMLFAPIGVFGLLLPTIYKTGPEIFISLGKYFLTVLLALGIHMFAVMPLVLRLVGKVNPWAHFRSMRMALLTAFSTASSSATLPETMHCVQKNSGVSKRVSSFTLPLGATVNMDGTALYECVAVLFVAQVMGFDMSVGTQFAVVVTALLTSIGVAGVPSASLVAILLILNSSGIPNANMAVVALLAVDRLLDMSRTAVNVFGDSCAAVCVARSEGEGVLGTQPAPKKSLV
- a CDS encoding YcbK family protein, encoding MMNDPSHHPRALHRLPSNQLQDLPAPPAEPIPRRAFLKTSSLALGGVAGASWLGVKHGNAFEQIWNQMTQHGDVIQAAHPHASEPDAGQLIEPRPVYQPKPLPNLPQVKNYRSYLAQQELDYLSPEEIIRPHFKYRAGVCSGVPPRHLWKNMLPTAKVANEIRQRLGVSLHTVSSAYRSPAYNALCRGAAKNSQHMQNRALDLKYACAPRQAFDMACQVRREGFFRGGIGLYSSFIHIDTRGRNATWGA